In one window of Mercurialis annua linkage group LG4, ddMerAnnu1.2, whole genome shotgun sequence DNA:
- the LOC126678459 gene encoding GDSL esterase/lipase At2g30310-like — MAQITFFFLITMIFTSFYTIKAANPKFPAILVFGDSSVDTGNNNYISTLLKANYLPYGEDFPGKIPTGRFSNGKLVPDLIASALGIKELVPPFLNSDLSDNEIITGVNFASAGSGFDNLTTRVTRAIPVLQQIDYFKTYITRLNTIVGEEKAKGIINGALVLISVGTNDMLINFYDIPTRRLQYGVNGYHDFLLGIFQVFIKDLYDLGCRKFVVAGLSPLGCVPLQLLKINRNFNEKCSEDQNIDSKTYNVKLQNLLSEMQSSLSGSNILYNNVYDPLLDMISNPQQYGFVETKSGCCSNGPLKSTTFICNPLGPTCKNHSQYLFWDIIHPSLAVYQRFAQNMLDNIIPKL; from the exons ATGGCCCAAATTACATTTTTCTTTCTAATAACCATGATTTTTACATCATTTTACACAATAAAAGCAGCAAACCCAAAATTTCCAGCCATTTTAGTGTTTGGTGATTCATCAGTTGATACTGGTAATAATAACTATATTTCCACATTACTTAAGGCTAATTACTTACCTTATGGTGAAGATTTTCCCGGAAAAATTCCGACTGGAAGATTTTCTAATGGAAAACTTGTTCCTGATTTAATTGCTTCAGCTTTAGGTATTAAAGAACTTGTTCCTCCGTTCTTGAATTCAGATCTTTCCGATAATGAAATTATTACGGGTGTTAATTTTGCATCCGCCGGTTCAGGTTTTGATAATTTAACAACTCGTGTTACTAGAGCGATTCCAGTTTTGCAACAGATTGATTATTTCAAAACTTATATTACAAGACTTAATACCATTGTTGGAGAAGAGAAAGcaaaaggaataataaatggTGCATTAGTGCTAATTAGTGTAGGTACTAATGACATGcttataaatttttatgatataCCAACAAGAAGATTGCAATATGGTGTCAATGGGTATCATGATTTCTTGCTTGGTATTTTCCAAGTTTTTATTAAG GACTTATATGATCTTGGCTGCCGAAAATTTGTTGTTGCTGGCCTTTCTCCATTGGGTTGTGTACCATTGCAACTACTGAAAATTAATCGAAATTTCAATGAAAAATGTTCTGAAGATCAGAATATTGATTCTAAAACTTACAACGTAAAACTTCAAAACTTGTTATCTGAAATGCAGTCGTCGCTCTCTGGGAGCAACATTTTGTATAATAACGTTTATGACCCCCTTCTCGACATGATATCGAATCCACAACAATACg GTTTTGTAGAAACAAAGAGTGGATGTTGTAGCAATGGACCGTTAAAATCAACAACTTTCATATGCAATCCATTGGGTCCAACTTGCAAAAATCATTCACAATATTTATTTTGGGATATCATACATCCTTCTCTAGCAGTATACCAACGATTTGCACAAAATATGCTTGATAATATTATCCCAAAACTATAG
- the LOC126678461 gene encoding uncharacterized protein LOC126678461: MSWLYRAVAHNIAESISCLDSALEIWIDLRDRFSQGDAYRIGDLQEEIYTYKQNNASVTEYYTHLKTLWDELSNLRGLPVCMCEPKCNCGALNAVKINQSNDYVIKFVRGLNDSYSVVKTQILMSEHLPVINKAFSMVIQYERQLSLVNVKQGVDSSVFMAKCNFEEKYDTGYESNVCYARGRGNNFRGGFRRGSFQLNPGFKQKLCSHCGNSGHTVDYCYRKHGVSPGFQPKYKGESSYANHVQYEECDYPDYDEDRSVENKIYKHEPAGYKHEINASNVPNSAIAPNNQTGKVFPFTPEQCQQLMALIQGEKSAERENSYVNSLTASYKPVSTSFKPIPEEKGIIHACFFSSKTYRDSWILDTGATDHIICKHSLFKECEPVNNVHVKLPTGQLISVTHTGFVQLTDDLTLYNVLYVPVFNFI, from the coding sequence ATGTCTTGGTTATATAGAGCTGTTGCTCACAATATTGCTGAAAGCATATCATGTCTTGATAGTGCATTGGAAATCTGGATTGACCTGAGAGATAGATTCTCTCAAGGTGATGCTTACAGGATAGGAGATTTGCAGGAggaaatatatacatataagcaGAATAATGCTTCTGTTACTGAGTATTATACTCATTTAAAAACTTTGTGGGATGAACTGTCAAACTTGAGAGGATTGCCAGTTTGTATGTGTGAACCTAAATGCAATTGTGGTGCCTTGAATGCTGTGAAGATTAATCAGTCTAATGATTATGTGATCAAGTTTGTTAGAGGATTGAATGATTCTTATTCAGTTGTCAAAACTCAGATTTTAATGTCTGAGCATCTTCCTGTGATAAATAAGGCCTTTTCCATGGTAATTCAATATGAGAGACAACTATCTTTGGTGAATGTGAAGCAAGGAGTTGATTCTAGTGTTTTTATGGCAAAATGCAACTTTGAGGAGAAATATGATACTGGTTATGAGTCAAATGTATGTTATGCAAGAGGCAGAGGAAACAATTTCAGAGGAGGTTTTAGAAGGGGTTCTTTTCAATTGAATCCAGGATTTAAGCAAAAGCTTTGCTCTCACTGTGGCAACTCTGGTCATACTGTGGACTATTGTTACAGAAAGCATGGCGTTTCACCAGGCTTTCAACCAAAATATAAAGGAGAATCAAGCTATGCTAATCATGTTCAATATGAAGAATGTGATTATCCAGATTATGATGAAGACAGATCTGTTGAGAATAAGATTTACAAACATGAGCCTGCAGGATATAAACATGAGATTAATGCCAGTAATGTTCCTAATTCTGCTATTGCTCCTAATAATCAGACAGGCAAAGTATTTCCATTTACTCCTGAACAGTGTCAGCAACTAATGGCTTTGATTCAAGGTGAAAAATCTGCTGAGAGGGAGAATTCCTATGTCAATTCTCTCACTGCTTCATACAAACCAGTGTCAACCTCTTTCAAACCAATTCCAGAAGAAAAAGGTATAATACATGCTTGCTTCTTTTCTTCTAAAACTTATAGAGATTCTTGGATCCTTGACACTGGGGCCACAGATCACATTATTTGCAAACATTCTCTTTTCAAGGAATGTGAACCAGTAAATAATGTTCATGTAAAACTCCCAACTGGACAACTCATAAGTGTCACTCATACTGGTTTTGTGCAGCTTACAGATGACTTGACACTATATAATGTGCTTTATGTTCCTGTCTTTAACTTTATCTGA
- the LOC126678886 gene encoding protein STRICTOSIDINE SYNTHASE-LIKE 10-like, with product MSSSSRSALVFFCFFFLLFVSAAQAQSSPWPRFPWFFHRYPPHTAPPLNNNYHQINLPGRVLGPESLAFDCNGRGPYVGVSDGRVLRWHETTQTWVEFAVTSPHRNRLLCDGSSNKAYEPICGRPLGLKFHPKTCELYIADAYFGLLKVGRNGGVATQLATSAESIPFRFLNDLDVNPETGVVYFTDSSIRYERRDFNQLINARDRSGRLLKYDPITREVSVLYRGLAFPNGVVLAKDNSYLLLVESTNNQILKFLLYNDHHYGVPQVFARVDRFPDNIRRTEDGHFWVALNTERNLQSGVSVPVGVKFDEYGRLIRVVNGDGRNSLEFVSEIEEHNGRLWFGSPKQPYVGSMQNVG from the coding sequence ATGTCTTCTTCTTCAAGATCAGCTTTAGTATTCTTCTGTTTCTTCTTCTTGCTCTTTGTTTCTGCTGCACAAGCACAGTCCTCTCCGTGGCCTCGCTTTCCCTGGTTTTTTCACAGATATCCGCCCCACACAGCGCCTCCTCTCAACAACAATTACCATCAGATCAATCTGCCAGGACGGGTTCTTGGTCCCGAAAGTCTCGCTTTCGATTGCAATGGACGCGGACCCTACGTTGGTGTTTCAGACGGCAGAGTCCTTAGATGGCACGAGACTACGCAGACTTGGGTGGAGTTTGCTGTCACTTCCCCTCATCGCAATAGGCTTCTATGCGACGGATCCTCGAATAAAGCATACGAGCCAATCTGTGGGAGACCATTAGGTCTGAAGTTCCATCCCAAAACATGCGAGTTGTACATCGCTGATGCCTACTTCGGGCTGCTAAAAGTAGGAAGAAACGGAGGTGTTGCTACTCAACTCGCTACTTCTGCTGAGAGCATTCCGTTCAGATTTCTTAACGACTTGGACGTCAATCCTGAAACGGGAGTCGTTTATTTCACGGACAGCAGTATTCGCTACGAAAGAAGGGATTTCAACCAACTGATTAATGCTCGAGATAGAAGTGGAAGGCTACTAAAATACGATCCCATAACTCGAGAAGTTAGCGTGTTATACAGAGGATTAGCATTTCCAAACGGGGTTGTTTTGGCCAAAGATAACTCATATCTTTTACTTGTGGAGTCTACAAATAATCAAATTCTCAAGTTTCTACTCTATAATGATCATCACTATGGAGTTCCACAAGTATTTGCGAGGGTTGATCGATTTCCTGATAACATCAGAAGAACCGAAGACGGTCACTTCTGGGTCGCATTAAACACCGAAAGAAATCTTCAAAGCGGCGTATCAGTTCCTGTTGGAGTTAAATTTGATGAATATGGAAGGCTTATTAGAGTTGTGAATGGTGATGGTCGCAATAGTTTGGAATTTGTTAGTGAGATTGAAGAACATAACGGGAGATTGTGGTTCGGATCTCCTAAGCAGCCTTATGTTGGTAGTATGCAAAATGTAGGATAA